In Wenzhouxiangella sp. XN24, the DNA window ACGGTCAACAGGAATTGTGTAAGTCCACGACTCTTCAGTAAGGCTATCGCACGGATGACTTTGGCCAGCTGTGTGTCTCGCCCGTAAGCTAGAGAACCCGTATAGGAGATTCGAATTGTCTCCTCAGCGTTCTTGGGCGCGGATGTCGCCGACTCCGAGTCAACTTCGCCGAACGCGTTTGGGATCGCAGAAAAGTGGGACGCTGGGAGTTGCGGAAACGCTGCGCGCGTCTCTGTCAACATGGCCGGGGTGTTGAGAATGACGTGATGGCTGCTCGTGATTGCCTCGCGTCTGAGATCGCTTATCCACATGTCGCGACGTCGAGTGGGGGATGCGAAGTGCCAGGCCTTCGGGGTCGCATCGCCCGTCTCCCACATATCCCGAAGATCGAGGACACACGGTATGCCTAACTTTCGTGCCGCTCGAAGGAACGGCACCGCTGGTGGATTCGGAGGTGAATTGACGACTATCAAGTCGACGTGCCGATTCGCCAGTGTGTCCGTGAGTTGGTTGGTTGCGGAGATAGCCCAATTCCAGGACCAGTCCGAGGTCCAAAGAAAGTGCTCGATGTAGGCGCGAAGTTTCCACCACGCCGTCTTCGTGACTCCTTGGCTCCAGCTTGGTGGGTCCTTCGGGTCCCTGCCGAAGACATAGGGTGTCGGTACCCTAATGATAGCTGATTCGGATTGTTGGGGGCTTCCGGTCCAGTGATTTCTTTTGGCGCGAGGGGCATTCGGTGCACCACAGATCACGTCTACCGTATACCCGAAGTCGGGAAGAAGTCGCGCCAAGCGCTCCGGGCGTTGGGCGCCGACTTCGGGAGATGGGGGAAAGTGATACGATGCGAGTAGAATGCGTCTGGTCATATGCTCAGCGGCCGGTTTCGAGACGAATACATCGACACTCAAGAAAATGAAGGAGTCATCGCTGCCGTTTCGTTAACACAATTCTTCGAGATCGAGAAACTGTGAATCATGCCCAGATTAATGAACTCATGAGGGATTATCATGCATAGTATTGTTGCACTTAACATAATTTTTGGGTCTGGGATGACATTGGAGCCGATCGCGAGGTTGCGGTCCGAGATTTTCTTGTCCTTGGGATTCTATCTGACTCGCCGTCTACAGTACTCGTTTTGGAGGGCCTGAGCCATGTTATTTGATCGCAGTTTGCTAAGCAGGGTTGGTCTGAACGGGCTTCCCATGGCAGTCGTTGGCTTAGCGGTTGCGCTTGCAGCACCTGCAGCATTTTCTCAGGATAGCCTTTATATCGATCTTGATGGGTGGCGCTCAACAGGCTGTATACCCGAGGACAAAGACCTTTGCGATGGCCACTATTTCTGGAAGCGCGAAAGCGTCGCGAATGGGAAGATAATGGCTGACAATTTCGCCGAATGCCTCGGTGGGAGGAGGTGTATAAGGGCGATTTATGACGGAATCGAGACTGCCAGGTCACTAAAGCCCCTTTCGGGGAACTGGATTGCGCATCCCAAGAACTCAGCTATTTCTTTTCTCTACAAAATGGGAGCCGATCACCAAGCCGGGATCCCTTACGAATACAAAGCCGCACGTTGGATGTACAAAGACGGCTTAGGTGCTGCAACTGCGGTAATAAACTACAATGGAGTCACGTTGGCTGGGACCCCAGTGGAAGTAGGCGCCGACTACAGTGACACATATTGCTCACTGAAACTCGATATGTACGAGCATATCGGTCGGTGGCTGCGCTTCAAAATGTGGACCCGGCTGAATACTGGAAGTCTCTCCGATGGTTCTTGTGGCATCGAGGTGTTCGACCACGAGACCGGTGAATTGCTTGCGGAGAGGGTTAAGTCAGGATTGAGATTCGCGTCAAACATCGAATACCAACGCTTCGCTTGGGTGTTTTCGAACGTATCAAACGCGGTCGGCCCTTGCACTGGATGGCCGCCGTGCGGGGGCGAGTCGACGCGCACGGTTTTCTTGCAGAATATCTGTGTGGGTTCAACCCCGCAGGAACTCGATGATAGTTGTGTCCCGGATGCCTTGCCGGCACCGAAGCCGCCCGATGAGATTCAGGTTCAATAGACTTTATTAGTCTTTGAACTATCCCTACTTAGTGGGAAGGCGTGTTGCGATCTGACTTCAGAGTCTCAAGTCCAAGTCAGGGTAAGTCTCGTATTGGCTTTCATCGAACTGCCAGATCTTCGGATTGCTTTACCACCAGGCTGTTGTATGAGTGGGGTCGTATATAATTGTTTCTGGTTATGGTCGGTACCATTTGGTCGGTCGGACTTCGATTTGCGCGAGCGGCCATGTTCGCGCCCGAGTTTTAAGCGGGTTCGCGACAAGAATCTTGATTATTCTCTATGCTGGAACCCAAAGTAACGGTATGCCCCCACAGTTGTCTGGCGAAGTAGATCGATGAGGGTTCTGTGGCTTTCGCACCATCTGCCATGGCCTCCGAAAGGGGGGCTCTCTCAGAGGTCTTACTATCTCATGCGGCAGATCGGGTTACGGCACGAGATGCGGGTGGTGGCTTTCCAACAGGCTGCTCATCAATCAACATCAGAAGAGAAAGAGGCAGCGGTTGAGGCTTTGAGCGAGTTCGGCACGTTCGACGCTGTGCATCCCCTTCCTCAGGACGTCATGAAAGGCGGGCAGTACCGCTTGGCATTGCGTTCGTTGTTGCCTGGAATCCCGTACACAATCAGATGGGGACGCTCATCGGCATTCGGGGCGTCGGTCCGCAATAGTGTCTCTACTTTCCGGCCGGAACTCATTCATTTCGACACTATTAGCCTGGCGCCCTATTGGCAATTGGCCGGCAGGGTCCCGAAAATTCTCAATCACCACAATATCGAATCGCAAATGCTCAAGCGCCGGGCTATGCAGGAGAGTAACTTGGCGAAGCGAGCCTATTTTCGCCAGGAGGCTTTCCGGCTGCAGCAGTATGAGCGCAAAGTGGCGGATAGCTTTGCTGCGCACCTAACCTGTTCAGAACTGGATGCAGAACGCCTGGAGGAAGTCGCGGGACCATTGAATATTCGCATTGTCCCAAATGGAGTTGACCTAGATTATTTCCAACCGAATGGCAATGCGCAGATGAGGCCTAATAGTCTGGTATTCGTTGGTGGTCTCTCGTGGTATCCGAATGCCAGCGCCGTGCGTGGTTTTCTTCAGGAAGTTTGGCCAGTCCTCACCGCAGCGCGTCCCGATGTCCGACTGACGGTTGTAGGTGCAGGTGTTCCCCCCGACATGAGGCGTTTCTCAGAATCGGATAACCGCGTGAAGTTCCCAGGTTTCGTCGATGACATACGGCCTATCGTGCAAGAGTCACAAGCCTATATCTGCCCGATTAGGGATGGTGGCGGCACCAAGCTCAAAATGCTGGATGCAATGGCTATGGGGAAAGCGATCGTCGCACATCCCGTGGCCTGCGAGGGACTCAGCCTAACTAATGAGCTCAACGTTCTCCATGCGACCTCTGCCGGATCCTTTGTTTCGCAAATTTGCCGTGTGTTTGATAGCGATTCACTACGCGCGAAACTTCAAGAAAATGCGCGTGCTCATGTCGAGCGCCATTTTTGTTTTAACTCAATAGGCGATGCTCTTGCCGACTATTACACCGGTTTTTTGTAAGTGGCTGTGATTAATAGCAATATCTCCAAGCGGATATACGACCGCTCACCGGTGTTTGTGCAGAATCTGGCGGTATCTCTATACGGATATCATCTCCGGAGGCGTGAGTTCGGTCCTGACTTCGAACGATTCCTCGAGGAATTCGAGGCCCAACAGTGGCTTTCTGCCACGGATTTAGAGGTCCTTCAGGTTGAACGCCTTAGGTTTATTATTAAACACGCATGGAATCAAGTACCGTGGTACCGCCAGCTATTTGAAAATCGTGGACTAAATCCTAACTCGATTGGGACCTTGGACGACCTTCAGAAGTTGCCGTTCACAACCTCACAAGACATTCTCGATAATAATTCGTTGATGGTTTCTAAAGCCGCTACTCGCGCTGACTTAATTGTAGGTCATACGAGCGGAACGACCGGGAAGGCTAGAAATATATTCTACGACCGCCAAGTTTGTGTACTAAAGAATGTCGTTGAGTGGCGCATGCGTAGAACTGCTGGTATCTCGCTGGGGGACCCGGTTGCCCATATGGTGGGGCGACAGATAGTGCCAATTGATCAGGGACGGCCGCCATTCTGGCGCTTTAACCGGGCACTGAATAGTATTTATCTCTCAAACTTCCACTTCACCAAAGAGTGGCAGGGCGCGTACATTAACGCCATTCGCGACTTTGGGACGGTAGCGTTTGACGGATATCCCGCAACCTTATCGATGCTGGCGCGGGCAATGGACGAGCTTGGACAGACCGTGCCTCTTAGGGCGGCATTTGTGTCGTCAGAGGTTCTTTTGCCTTGGCAACGTGATTCCATTGCAAGTGCGTTCCAGTGTCCCGTTTTCGATTACTACGGCATGGCAGAGAGAGCAGTATTCGCCACGGAGTGCGAATTCCATAGCGGACTTCACGTCAATAGCGATTTTGGACACGTCGAGCTCCTGGACAAGGAGGATTCACCAGTTCCGCCAGGGGTCCCCGGTCGTATCGTTGTGACTGGTTGGTATAACACAACGATGCCGTTCATACGATACAAAACGAACGATTGGGCTACTTGGGCTACTACTCCCTGTCCATGTGGTCGAGGGTTTCCTCTGCTGAAATCGGTCGAAGGCCGACTAGAGGACATGTTAGCAACCAGCGACGGGAGATTCCTAGAAGCGTCCTTTGCTTATCCCATATTCGAGGCAGTTCAGGCCAAATTGCTTCAATCCCAAATCTATCAGGACGCTTCAAAAGCAATCGTGCTACGTGTTGTACCGCATGCTGAATTTGGCGACGACGACGCTCGTTGGCTAGTCAGAGAAATCAAGCGATACGTCGGCCATTTAACGCCAGTAAACGTGGAATTTCACGATCAGATTTCGTGCTCGCAGTCCGGAAAGTTTCGTTGGGTCATCTCGGATGCTTCGCCAAACGATAGTTAATCCTGACGTCGCCCCGCTTTTCGAGGTCGGTTTAGAATTGGATTAGAATCGTTCAGCAGGTCCTTCAACGGAAGACGAGGATGTCAAGAAGTCGCGATCTAAGGGAGAGGAGATCACCTACGCGCGGCGCTAGGTGGAGAGCGGCATGCCGGGGGCGGATTTGAACCAGCATTTGGGTGTCGTTGGAGCGAACTTCTACGTTCGGAATAAAGTACGGCAAGCTCGTCCTGACGGACCTGCCGGCTTTGCGGTAACTCCGTGAGTAGAACGCCAGAGTCATGACGTTGGTGGGGACCTGAGGCTGGATGACCGTATCCTTGGCCAGGAGGTTCGAAGAAGGCTCTGAAGCCCGCGAAGCGTCGTGGACTGGTTAGATCAAGGAGCGATTTCAGGTTAGTACTAGCAAACCCTGCGGCCTGGCCCATTTTTTCCGCGCCGCCTCTTGCAGCAAGAGC includes these proteins:
- a CDS encoding glycosyltransferase family 4 protein; amino-acid sequence: MAFQQAAHQSTSEEKEAAVEALSEFGTFDAVHPLPQDVMKGGQYRLALRSLLPGIPYTIRWGRSSAFGASVRNSVSTFRPELIHFDTISLAPYWQLAGRVPKILNHHNIESQMLKRRAMQESNLAKRAYFRQEAFRLQQYERKVADSFAAHLTCSELDAERLEEVAGPLNIRIVPNGVDLDYFQPNGNAQMRPNSLVFVGGLSWYPNASAVRGFLQEVWPVLTAARPDVRLTVVGAGVPPDMRRFSESDNRVKFPGFVDDIRPIVQESQAYICPIRDGGGTKLKMLDAMAMGKAIVAHPVACEGLSLTNELNVLHATSAGSFVSQICRVFDSDSLRAKLQENARAHVERHFCFNSIGDALADYYTGFL
- a CDS encoding phenylacetate--CoA ligase family protein, which encodes MAVINSNISKRIYDRSPVFVQNLAVSLYGYHLRRREFGPDFERFLEEFEAQQWLSATDLEVLQVERLRFIIKHAWNQVPWYRQLFENRGLNPNSIGTLDDLQKLPFTTSQDILDNNSLMVSKAATRADLIVGHTSGTTGKARNIFYDRQVCVLKNVVEWRMRRTAGISLGDPVAHMVGRQIVPIDQGRPPFWRFNRALNSIYLSNFHFTKEWQGAYINAIRDFGTVAFDGYPATLSMLARAMDELGQTVPLRAAFVSSEVLLPWQRDSIASAFQCPVFDYYGMAERAVFATECEFHSGLHVNSDFGHVELLDKEDSPVPPGVPGRIVVTGWYNTTMPFIRYKTNDWATWATTPCPCGRGFPLLKSVEGRLEDMLATSDGRFLEASFAYPIFEAVQAKLLQSQIYQDASKAIVLRVVPHAEFGDDDARWLVREIKRYVGHLTPVNVEFHDQISCSQSGKFRWVISDASPNDS
- a CDS encoding glycosyltransferase; translated protein: MTRRILLASYHFPPSPEVGAQRPERLARLLPDFGYTVDVICGAPNAPRAKRNHWTGSPQQSESAIIRVPTPYVFGRDPKDPPSWSQGVTKTAWWKLRAYIEHFLWTSDWSWNWAISATNQLTDTLANRHVDLIVVNSPPNPPAVPFLRAARKLGIPCVLDLRDMWETGDATPKAWHFASPTRRRDMWISDLRREAITSSHHVILNTPAMLTETRAAFPQLPASHFSAIPNAFGEVDSESATSAPKNAEETIRISYTGSLAYGRDTQLAKVIRAIALLKSRGLTQFLLTVAGPDPDLAVQLARKENVESQVRSLGLLTRDMATKLQRESEVLLLLQPERYSSFAVPAKFFEYMARRRNILGVVGKGAASEMILEFNLGVVAADESPKAIADALMETALRVQENSFLPPPPLLFSEQETVSQFASILDRVLCNEGDF